Genomic segment of Desulfomonile tiedjei:
GTCAGGTTACGAGCAACCCTTATGGAGATGCTCATTCCATTGAAATAACTGATGATAGTTTCGATCATGGCTCTCTTCGCGTCATCAGTTATGCCCGAGCAGGGAAACTCTTCACAGCCAGTCAGGATCTTATTGTGTCGCAAGTTGCGACTCTGAATTCTTCCTCGCTCAAGTCAATCATTCAGGCGGTAATCGAAATCCTGCGCAATGGTCTCAAGAATTCAATTCAGTGAGTCGGGAGGTTCAAATCCTCTCCCGCGCACCAGCAAAAACAGAGAGAAAGGCCGCGATATGGCATCCCCATGTAACGACGGTCCGGCATGAGCCAAGACGAGACCTGACCCCGTTCCGGCTGACCCCGTTCCGGTCGAGGAGGAGGCTTGGGAATGAGGGGTTCGATCTTCTTCCATTGCTCATCGGTCAGGTACACGACTCGTTTGCTCACCGGACTTACCTCCGGCGAGATGAATATACCAAAAATATAAGGAGTACAAGGACTTATTTCATACGCGATATCACGCGGTTACACGCCATCCGAGGTTTTGCAACCGCCTCTAGCCACTCTCATCAGTATCGCCACCAGATTCCTTTCAACCTCGCCGATCTCCATGCTCCGGCCCCAACCGCGCACGAAGCCGAAAACCTGATCGACCACCGAGTACATCTGTGCTATATCTTTGTCCATACCCCGGTCCGTCTCTGGCATACATGGTTTCCCCCAACACCATGTACGCCATCTGAGGACGGGAAACCAGCCTTTCCCGAGGCTATCTGCTCGTTCCGATTGAACTTGCCTTTGACAGAAAATCGGGGCACTCAACCGATTTTCGCCATGAACATGGAGGCAGCGCCATGAAGAAGAAAGAAACAGTCAAGATTCACGACGACGAAGATCCTTGGATTGCTGCCTATCTGCCTATCCTGCAAAGCATAAAAGCACATCTGCACCTCATAGACGGTAATCTCCGAATTCAATGGGCAAACGCGACAGGGTTAAAGGGTGGCGGTCGCGAACTCGCGGACATCACAGGAAAACACTGCTATGAAGTGCACCTCGGTCGAACTGCCCCCTGCAAGGATTGCCCAGTGAAACGAGTTTTCGATTCTCATAAACCTCACATGCTGGAAAGGTGGGTTCCGCTGCCCGATGGCTCCGAAAGATGTTTCGAAGTGCGGGTCTATCCGGTCTCTGACAAAAGAGGTATTCCGGTGTACGCGATCAAGATAGGATTTGATGTCACCCGGAGAAGACTTGCTGGA
This window contains:
- a CDS encoding PAS domain-containing protein — its product is MKKKETVKIHDDEDPWIAAYLPILQSIKAHLHLIDGNLRIQWANATGLKGGGRELADITGKHCYEVHLGRTAPCKDCPVKRVFDSHKPHMLERWVPLPDGSERCFEVRVYPVSDKRGIPVYAIKIGFDVTRRRLAGQKTSQYVETLETSLRELIQDPVPPLEHHNKDDRFGLSKREIQVLRLMSQGFSNIEISRDLAISPHTVKTHVTHIFDKIGVTDRTQAAVLAARLGII
- a CDS encoding type II toxin-antitoxin system PemK/MazF family toxin — protein: MLIPFPFSDLSQAKLRPAVVLANSGRGDWILCQVTSNPYGDAHSIEITDDSFDHGSLRVISYARAGKLFTASQDLIVSQVATLNSSSLKSIIQAVIEILRNGLKNSIQ